The Hydrogenispora ethanolica genome includes the window TAGAATAAAATTGTTTACAGAACATATTACCTGGTAAAAGCTAAAAGTGAAAAAAGCCATAATAAGGAGAGGGGGAGAAGTAAGCTTGGTGGTCGATAGGAAAATACTCCTGTGGCACCAGGAGTATTTTCAAGGAGAATCTAATTTTACATAAGTCAGTAAGATGATATCACACTGACCTCCATGAGTCAACAGTGATATTAATGGGAGGACATGGAAGTGAAAAGTGATACGCATGGAGAGCGTAAAGTAATTGAGTTAACATACTATTACGAAAATGGCGAAATTTCCTTTGATTTTCATCAAATTATCCAAGCTATAGGCACTGATAAAGAACTGACCCTTAAGAAAAATAATACTGTTTGTTCAGCCAAAATTCTGTTCTAAGAATTTTTCTAAAAATGTGCCGTTGCAACTATAAATAAATTAAAACAGATACAAACAATAACAGTCCTTTTAGCTGGCAATTTTCAATTATGAAATAATGAAAATGTTGCTAAAACAACATGGCCCGGAGACTTCGAATCTGTAGGTCGGGGGTTCGAGCCCCTCCGGGCGCACCAGAAATGACAAGGACTTTCAAGACCGAAAGTTCTTTTTTATTTTAGTTTGGGAATTGCTTTGGGGAATGCTAACTAGCTTCTTTGTAATATTGCTCAAAGAAAGGTACAAATGAAAATTTATTCAAAAAAAGTAGCAATTTTTACTTTATTATTTGGTTTAAGTGGTGCGATATGGTTTTTTTATAATTTATTTGAAGATTGGTTTGTAACGAAGCAAAACACGGAGGCGCCGATATCCGCCATGATTCAAAGATACGCCAGAGATAAAAGCGATCTTAAATTAACGATTGGCGTGTTAAAATCGGACAAAATAAACTATAAGCTATTTGGCGCCAATTCAAAAGAATTGGAACCGGTTGAATACGAATATGAAATTGGTTCTATTTCGAAAACTTTTACCGCTTCCATGCTTTGCAAAGCAATTGCTGACGGCCGTGTAAATTTAGATGATTCTATAACAAAGTATCTGCCATTGGATTCTAATACCTTTTACCCAACGATTCTACATCTTGCAACTCATACGTCGGGGTATGGGGAATACCCATTTGACTCTTCTACATTATCCGAGAAAGAACAGGAAAAGATAAATGATGACTTTTACAAAAAGCGGCTTAACATCTATCGGGGAATCAATTCAGCATCGCTACTCGATAAGCTAAAATCGCATATTTTAAAAGACAAACCTTATGATTGGGAGTATTCTAATTTTGGCTTCGCAGTATTGGGTACGCTTCTTGGTGAAGTATATCATACCTCTTATAAA containing:
- a CDS encoding serine hydrolase domain-containing protein; the encoded protein is MKIYSKKVAIFTLLFGLSGAIWFFYNLFEDWFVTKQNTEAPISAMIQRYARDKSDLKLTIGVLKSDKINYKLFGANSKELEPVEYEYEIGSISKTFTASMLCKAIADGRVNLDDSITKYLPLDSNTFYPTILHLATHTSGYGEYPFDSSTLSEKEQEKINDDFYKKRLNIYRGINSASLLDKLKSHILKDKPYDWEYSNFGFAVLGTLLGEVYHTSYKLLAENFIENDLGLTKTRLGNGIGNLSHYWTWNDDDAYFAAGGFISTVTDLLQYGRMHLHNSPNYLALSHKTYRTFKKAGFSMGLGWIIDPQTGYLWHNGGTSSYKSFLGIDKEHKTVVVVLSNYPTNDNSKEDDALDILGYRLLDSLSNDDRDVFNVLE